GTAGGAAAGATACAAATGGAAAAACTGAGGGTAacagcagcccaggctagccccctATACGGTGCCCTCTTGGGAAAGTTCTGGTGGGAAGTACGATtctaccgcccccccccccccagagagcTCTTAGAGGCCCACAGGAACCCCTCTCCCTGCAGTTGGCCATGGGTGGAGGAAAAGCCACTCAGAGCATGCTGCTGTCACTGGCGACCTGTCACGGGGTGCAACCCTCGCTCCTTGAGAACTCTATGATTCTGTGGAGTCAGGGAGGGGCTGGATGCCCACTCCAGCTAGCTCTGACCCTGGGCAAAGGGCTTCCTCATCCAGTGTCCTGTTTGTCACAACACTGTTACGACATGACTCAACAGTCACTGCGCCTTGTCCCTGTTTACAGGAATTTCAGCTGCGTGTGAGCAAGCACCAGCTGCTTCCTGCTGCGGCCACAGTGGCCACCCCAGCTGGCTCCACAATGGCCTTCCTGCCCTGCTGGAGACAGAAGGCCACTTACCAGTCGATGCCTTTGTGATAGTTGTGACCATTAAAAAACTGGATCTCCTCAAAGGTCTCGGAGCTGGGGTAGTTGCTGCTGAGGTCCGGGTGCATGCCCAGGAACAGGTAGAGGGCCGTGGTGCCTACGAGGGGGGGAGCAGCTGAGACCTCAGCCCAGCCCCCAACAAGACAAGAATACATTCTGGGCCTGTCTTCCCTAGTCATTGGGAGGGGCTAGGAAAATCCCTTCCCTTCTGGAGTCTTAGTTCCCTCATGAGTATATTAAAGATGCACTAAATGCAGACCATAAGGTCTACACACGACCACTGGTTCCTGTAACCCTTCCAGATACCACGCATCTTATCACAGCCTTCTTCATGACTAGACAAGGACTCGACCTCAGAGGCTTTCTTGCCACCACACTACCAGCCCAGTTACCTGCTGTCTCCTCAGAGTCTCAGAACTAGGCGCTTCCTGGCCCTCTTTTCTAGCTCTGGGCCTCTGTCCAAATGGGAACCTGGGAACAGCCCAGGGATAAGGACCCTCCAGGTCCGTTCATGGGAAAGGGAAATTCTCGTTCTCTTCGCTTCTTTTTACTGCTGTTCTGTGTTGGATCGCTTTGCTTTTTGACAGTGTCCTGACACGTATCACAGACTACTTCAaactcttcctgagtgctgggatttatagGCATGTAGCACGTGCAGCCCGTATGAAATGCTCCAGGAGCTAGGAAGCCCAGGCCCACCAGCTCTCCTTGTTGGTGCCTCCCTGTCTTGGTCCTTCCTCCTCTTTGAGGGGATCTTTTGTTCATTCTTGAGTGCTCTCTGTATAACAGCACACCCAGGGAGACTGTAACTAACATTCGGTGACTGTGAGGCTTCAGGGTCGCAGGTCAGGTCTCCAGACCTGGAACTATCACTTCCCAACTATGTTGCCGAAAGTCACTTAACTTCCCTGACCCTCTGTTCTTGGCTATAAAAAGGAACACCTACCTATCCTTATAGAACTGAGTGGATGGCAAATGTTTAGCAATCCTGCCCGTGCATCTTCCTGACAGACATGACTAATTGATCACAGACCTCTTTGTGCTGATCCAGTTTTGCCTGGCTCTGCTCAAATTTGCCAAGTGAGTGATCTAGACATCCTTCCTGCCTTGTCTCGGAGACTCTCAGGAGGGTGTCGGGGTGCTCTCTGAGGCTATGGTTCAAAATAAATGCCACTTCTCCCTCTGCTttccacccccacaatgacaggCAATTCCTATTGGTCCCTATGTCGCTCCcatttctggtaaaaggagttaGAATATTTAAGACTGAGACCTGATCAAGATGGTCCCCAGAATTCTGTGGCTGAGATAACAGGCAGTGGGGGAAGCTGGGTCAAGGGTCAAGAGACCTGCCTGTTTTCTGGGGGCCAATGATGAGAAGCTTTGGAAAGCGGTCACATGTCTTCTCCTTAGACCAGATGTCTTTGTGGCGTTTGTCCTCACAAGGATCCTAAAACAGCAATGGAAAGGATGTGAGGGAGGCCTAAGATGCATGAGTGAACTCCCTCCATATGTGGCTATGTCTGTTTGTTAGTTCGTTTGTTTTAAACCAGGGTCTCACTGGCTGGCCTGAAAGTCACTATGTAAACTGggctggcgttgaactcacagagatctacctgactctgctCCCAGGTGTTGagctaaaggcatgcactaccacgcCCATCAGTTACCTGGCTCTTAACCACTCTGTGCTCTTGCTGCATCCTCACCTCCCAACACCACTCTGTGACAGATAGGGACCATTTCTGGTTAGTGTTATAATCCCATTGAGCCTGGCAAACGGCCAGCTCTATGCTCATCACTAACAGGAACTCACAAGGATTTGTTGACTTTAACTGCACAAGCTATGCCTGAATCCAGAGTTCAGCAAACTTCCCCCGTGGAGCAAGAGAAACCTCTTGGGAAATGTTAGTAAACACTGTAGGCTTACAGTACTCTCTGGTCTCTGCTGTAGTCATACCAAAGTGgcccagacagacacacaagaagtGTGACTGGGTGCcaacaaaattttctttacaaagACGGACCACATGTCAGACTTGGCCCAGGAGTAAGTGTGTGGATCTCTGGCCTGAGTCTAGCTTCTACCTCCAGTTTTTAGTAGTCCTGGTATAGATTTTCCCAAAGACTGCCCTAACCCTTCCCTCAGCCCCTTTACCAAGTAGCTCAGAGCCTGCTGCAGGTGAAGGGAATGGCATGACCCGCCACTAGGCAGGGCAGACACTCTCTATACTTTGCCTCCACTAGTCTTACCCCAAgtttttggtttggtgttttttttttttaatttgtattggtgttttgccagtaTATATctatcgatcgatcgatcgatcgatcgatagatatagatagatagatatatatatctgtatgagggtgccaggttctctggaactggagtcacagacagttgtgagctgccatgtggatactgagaattgaacccgggtcctctggaaaagcagccagtgctcttaaccactgagccatcgctctagCCTTACCCACAGTTTCTAAAGGCTCTTTTCCAAggctgtgtatgagtgtgcacacacacaagcttatGGGTGGGGGTAGGGACATATACAGCGTATACATATACTGCACCTATGCATGCCCAAGAGTATGCCCACACTGGCGAGGGAATGTGACGTGTAACGGCTGAGCCTGGAGCCCATGCCTGAGAAGAGAAAGCACATTGCTATAGCAAGGCACATGCCACTCTGCCCACCTGCCAAAGTGGGTCCTTCTCCTCAGAGAAGATCTGGAAGTACTTCTGGGCCAGCTGCACAGGGGGCAGTGTCTGCAGCCTCAGGTTGGTCCAAGAGTGCAGAAAGCGCACCAGGTGCTTGAAGGTGTACAGCCCCAGGCGGTCATTTCCATAGTTGGACAAGTGCGTCATGAAGATGCTGATCTGttccagggaagggagagggaggtgaGGCTGGGTCAGCTTCTGAGTCACCTGATCCCCACCTGTTACTGGCCACTGACACCCAGGGCAAGGTACATTGGGACCATTAACAAACTGAGTGACCTTGGGCTGTGTTCAGCCAAGGAAAACCCAGGTCTAACTGACTGCTAACATTACAGGCCTAGAGTAGGAAGCTGGCCTGGGCAgaagctatttgcattgttttatAAATCAGGACAGGGAGTGTACACAGAATATGAGGAGTATGCAGTTCACAAGGCTCAGAATAACATGCATGTTGCTCATTTTATAATGTTAGAATAGCTGGTTCCACCttacaaacaagaaaagagagaCCCAGAAAGGTTCAAGTGAAATGTGTGTGGTGTACACGTGAATGTGCACGTATACACACACGAAGACTAGAAAGAGAACATAAACAAGAAGTGCTAACATGTCTATACAGAAGTGCACACTTACAAAGAGAAAATACCACTGCTTTTGTCCGGGTCACACAGCCGAGGAGGCCAGTGCCACAAGTGGACAGTGGACCTCCCAGTTTCCAGGTCCCCATGCCAACCTGTCCACTCTTCCCCAGCTCAGGAAGCCACCTCGGTTACGGACAGGCTGTCAGCACCCCTCCTCATACCAGCCCTGGGATGCAGAGCACTCACAGGATTGAGGAGCACGGTGAGGAAGAGCTCTCCCCCATTGATGATCTTGTCCAGCTCACTGGAGCCTCCAGGGTACTCGTTGTAGAAGATGGTGTGTGTGAAGAGGCCACAGGTCTGCCgagggaggacctgggagggagcaggagagggGCCATGGCATCTCCAGCCATGGTCCAGAAAGGAAGGCCGCTTCCTCAGGAGAAGGGCTGGGACCTCCTCGGAAAGACGCTCCCCTAGGAGGTCCCACAGCCCCCACTCCCAGGAGTCCCTCCCAAGGGCTCTGCAGCCACAGTGGTCCCCGGGGAATCACTGCCCTCGTCCTGCACTTCACTGCTCTTCCCTACACAAAATAAACAGGTCCAAGAGTAGCATGGCAGTTTCTAAACACGTGTGCCATTTGCAGTGAGGGGCCCTGACCCTCTAACACAGCACTGCAATGTCACAGCCTCAGCTCGTCGTGCCCGTAGTCATGAACTCATGGAACCGCATGTTGTCTGTCTTCCTTCTGGAAACCAGGCTCTAGGAACAGGGAATGAGCTTGTCTCATGACTACCTCATGCCCAGAGTTAACATGAAtcccagggccagcctgggctatgagaccctgtctcaaaataaataaataaaagaagggagggagggaggggaaggagggaagagggggaaggagggagggagggagggagggagggagggagggaggaagggagggagggagggaaggagggagagagagagagagagagagagagagagagagagagagagagagagagagagagaaggcagcaaGAAGCCTCAGCAGGCAAGGTACTCTTCACCAACCTGACGACCTCAGTTCAGTCCTCCtagtggagggagagaagtgactcttacatgttgtcctctgatctacacacacacacacacacacacacacacacacacacacacacacgaataaaaataaataaatgtaaaaaaacataatgaaaaaaGAGTCCCAGGTACTAAAGAGGCAGGTAGGGAAGCGTGTGGGTAGGCAAATGGctggacggatggacggacagcaaagtgcaaaccttgCCTGTACCAGTCACAGCTGGTGACAATACATCCTTCTATGTATGTCAAGCCATGAAGCCGCATCACCCCcgacctctctcctctctcctagaCCCTGTATCTAACTCAGCTCGACCTTCTACGTCCAGCATGTGACCATGTGCTAACCTTGTGCTGTGACCAAGGTACCCCACTCTCACGTGGAGACGTGCCATCCGTCCCTTGCTGGTCTGCCTGCTCCCACTTTTGGACCCTACACTCTGCTCCGCACCACAGGCAGAATGAACGGACTAGATCGTGCTCCACCCAAAGCCTTTCCATCTCTGCTTAAAGCTCCAGTCCGTCACGGCCAGCCTCCCACCTGGGAGCCACTGCCATCTGCCCCTGCTTGGTCCTCAATCACACCCTACCCTCGGGCCTTCGCACCCACTGCTTTCCCAGCCTTGAGTCCTGCAAGCTCAACCTGGGCAGATTATTACTAACTGCACCCCTTTCCTGCTGGGTTCTCTCCAGGGTGCTCTCACCATCTTTCCACTGTAAGCTTCACATACTCGTGACCACCTTGTCCGTCTCTCCCTACAGAATGTCAGGTCCACAAGGTCAGGGACTTGTCTGGGTTTTTCACTTCTGTGTCTCCTAGCCCCCAGAGTAGGGACAGACAAACACTCAGCAGAGATTCAAACATGCAAATGAGTGTGATAGAGCCCTGTCCCGTATCTTCATCTAACTCTCTTTAAATAATACTCTCCATGGCTGgaagggggatggctcagtggtgaggagcagttactgctcttccagaggacctgcacttgattcccagcacccacatcagatacCTCACAAccctcacaacaacctgtaactccagcaccagggggatctgatacctttgACCTCTACAGGTACCTGCacccttgggggtgggggggcacactcactcacatgcatacacacacacacacacacacacacacatacacagtgaaaatacattttaaaaaagaaagaaagaaagctttccTGATCCTGTCACCAAAGCTAAGAAGACCAATCTGCCCTCCCTATGATGGAGTCTCTGAGGCAGAACAGCAGCAGAAACTGGCCAACCCCTCAGTCGGCTGCCTTCAGTCACGCCTCCTAGCAGCGTGTGCAGCCCCATGACAACGCCCACCATGCCCCTCGCAGCCACTTGCCATGATGCCATTGTGGATGAAGCCACGGCGGTAGCGGGCAGGCTTCAGATGGGGGTACTCCTCTGTGCTGGTCACACGGATGTTCCACACCTGCTTCCAGGCCTCGTACAGCTGCACATGCACAGGGTACACACCGGAGTGGTGGGGCGCCACTGCGTACCCCATGTCTGTGGGAATGCCGTGCTCCTGGGGAGAGGATGACCCAGGCAGGATGAGAATGGGGTCTTTCCCTTTGGACCCTGTTCCTCTTTTTTAGAacacaagacaaaaaacaaaggcTAGAATGGTAGGGCATGTGGTCTAAGCCCATAGgtgcagatggggaaactgaggcctggaacAGAAAGGGAGGGACTCAGAATCTCAAAGCAAGTGACTAGTAGAAACAAGCCGAGAACTAGTCTCCCAACTCTCCTTCAGTCCACATGCCTGGCACCGAGCTCAGAGGACTCACATCCCTGCTCTCTCCTGCTTGGCTAGTGTGTCCACACTGGGCTTTTCTTAAGTACCTCTGCCAGCTCTCCAGAGGTTCTACCCTGCCTGAAGGTAAGAGTTTGGGCCCAGGAAATGAAGAGGCCTCGGCATGAGTCCTTAGGTGACCTCCTGAGTCTCAGTGTCTTTAacttggggttttggtttttgtagttttgagacagggtctcatgtagcccaggctggctgcaacTGATCCTCCAGCCTTTGCCCCCCAAAGGCTGGAACtccaggcatgtaccaccaggccCAGTGAGCTTTCATTTTTGTCTGTACAGAGGGACAGCCCTCTTGAGGAGACAGTGGCTATCAAGGCAGCTTACCCCAGGCCCTAGCCCAGAAACAGATTTATCAGATGAAGCTCATCTATCAGtgaagcccagcccagcccctgacacaccccccccccccagttctgtCCCATGGGGAATCTTACTCACGACAGCGAACTTCTTGTTCAGGGCCATCTGCTCAGCCAGCACAGACTGGTTGTGGAATAGGTGGGGCTGCATGTGGCTCCACATGTGGGGGAACCACCAGAACTCTTTCACGTAGGACAGCAGCAGATCATCCCCAGCATCCTCAGCGTCGGTACCTACGGCAGCGGCAGAGAGAGTTCGGCACAGCTGGCTGGCCACGCAGCCCTCCTTCCAACCTGGCCCGACTACAGATGGAATATTCAGCCACGGGCCACCTAGCTGCGTGGAAGAGTCAACCGAACTTTGGCCCAGAGAGACCCAAGTCTAGTCTGGACTGCCCTTGCCTCAGCAAGTGGCTTGGCCACACCATCTCCTCTGTGGGCTCTTGGTGTTTGAAGTCAACAACCCCAAGTGTTCTGCCACCTCTCACATGCTTACTCTTGTCCTATTCCACTGATCCAAACTGGGTCATATGCCCTTTCGCCCACTAGCCTGCAGAAGTTCTGGGTGGATTCAGGACACTCAAACCTCTGTCTCAGCCACCTCCAGATCTGCTAAGGGCTAAGGACACAAATGCAGACACCACCACCAGCACGCTCGGGTACCTTTGGGCCATCTTGCACACTCTCAACCTCAACCTATTGCTGACACGGTGGCCCTGCCTAGAACTCCAGAAGCCATCCTCACCGAGGACCGCGGCCCCCCAGTTCAGGGCTGGTTCCCTTTCACTTGCCCAGCATGGGAGGAACGTGGAAGAACCCTCAACCTCATCCCTGCTACTGCAGACAAAACACAGGACAGTGGTGGCCGTGGTGGGGAGGGACGGTCATTTGTGCTGTCACTTTCTATGCTGTGTACTTCTATAACAGTCttaaaactcagcccatttctgaaATAGCTCAGCAACGAAATggccaagcctgagaacctgagttcaatccccgggacccacaCAGGGGAAGCAGAAAACcacccccaagttgtcctctgacctccacacacacattatggcatataaacacaaacatgtatacacacagtaataaaaacctttttttttttggttttttttttttttttttggttttttttttggtttttcgagacagggtttctctgtgtagctctggctgtcctggaactcactctgtagaccaggctggcctcgaactcacagagatctgcctgcctctgcctcccaagtgctgggattaaggcatgagccaccaccatctggctaagCATTTTTTAATTCAACTAACAGCTGTTATAAGTGTAAATCACTTTGAAAGTGATTTTGAAAGGTAAGAGTGAGGAGGAGATAGGAGAAGAACCTAACCTAGGACCGTACAGGCTGCCAGGCATATGGAAACCTTGTTGCTGTTACTATTGTCCCCAAATGCCCTCTGCTGGGATGTCCCTTGTAGACCATGAACTCTGGagtcactccccacccccacctagtatatatatatatatctggtgCCCTCATAACAGCAATCTGGGGGGCAGGTTGGGAGAAGTCTAAGAGGTTATTCAGAGGGCAGGGGCAAACCACCACCTACCTGTGTGGAAGAATTTCCCTGAGTAGCCCAGGTTGAAGGTGAAGTTTGGGATGTGTGTGCGAAGCTCGTTCTGTGTATCAAACAGGGCCTAGGACAGGCAGAGGAGAGGCAGCAGTGAGGGGAGGTCAGCTCAGACTCCTCCCACTGAGCATCTGAGGGGGTGTCCTGTATAAACAGGACCAGCTACAAAACTCTCAGGACCTGATACAAGGCTGGCAGTGTGGGTCTGGGATGAAGCATCTGCCGCACACCTGAGGCccggttccatctccagcacagcGCCCCAAGATGCAAATGTTGGGCCCTTGCTCCAATGCTAGCAACATCAAGCAGATGCCAGCAGGGCTCGGCCACATAGGGACTATCTCAGCATAAGGTCTGGgaggcagcccaggctgcaccTAAGAAGCCAGCCCCCTGCCACCTCCTACACCAGATTCTCTCTGGCTTGAAAAGCCCCGAGCTCCAGCTCAGCTCAGCAATGCATGCCTGAGAAGCTTCCGAATTTCTCTAGGCCTTAACTGCAAAAGGGGACCAGAAGATCTCTGTCCTCGTGGAGCTCTTCAGACAAGCGAGACTCGGTCTAAAACTGCCTG
This Peromyscus eremicus chromosome 19, PerEre_H2_v1, whole genome shotgun sequence DNA region includes the following protein-coding sequences:
- the Ndst1 gene encoding bifunctional heparan sulfate N-deacetylase/N-sulfotransferase 1 isoform X2 — protein: MGYAVAPHHSGVYPVHVQLYEAWKQVWNIRVTSTEEYPHLKPARYRRGFIHNGIMVLPRQTCGLFTHTIFYNEYPGGSSELDKIINGGELFLTVLLNPISIFMTHLSNYGNDRLGLYTFKHLVRFLHSWTNLRLQTLPPVQLAQKYFQIFSEEKDPLWQDPCEDKRHKDIWSKEKTCDRFPKLLIIGPQKTGTTALYLFLGMHPDLSSNYPSSETFEEIQFFNGHNYHKGIDWYMEFFPIPSNTTSDFYFEKSANYFDSEVAPRRAATLLPKAKILTILINPADRAYSWYQHQRAHDDPVALKYTFHEVITAGPDASSKLRALQNRCLVPGWYATHIERWLSAFHANQILVLDGKLLRTEPAKVMDTVQKFLGVTSTVDYHKTLAFDPKKGFWCQLLEGGKTKCLGKSKGRKYPEMDLDSRAFLKDYYRDHNIELSKLLYKMGQTLPTWLREDLQNTR